From Acidobacteriota bacterium, a single genomic window includes:
- a CDS encoding S9 family peptidase, with product MNRIERRPIVLTFVAVLVAATLAAAETFTPHNVARLKTVAAVAVAPDGQSVAYVLSVPRTPLVEEDGGPRAELHLARRDAPARLLVGGDPGVAAVAWTPDGRSLSFLARRPGDAARSLYLLPIDGGEARRVLTAEHDITAYAWSPDGTRVAYLSRDPLPKARKDVEGKGFTQRVYEESVPFVRVWVAGVGEGAAPAKMLDLPGSASQLSWSPVGTRLAVALAPTPLVDDDLMMRRVHVVDADSGAVVAKLANPGKLGPLAWSPDGTHVALVSGEDINDPAAGRLLVAPAAGGELVDVLPGYLGHVSAIAWKDANTVVFVGDEGVETTLNEVGRDGRNRRVVVPGGGQVLASIDLSADGRTAAFVADSPAHPAEAFLMGATDKAPVRLTDSNPWLKDLRLAKQEVVKFKARDGLELEGLLVRPLDERPGTRYPLILTVHGGPEAHDRNGFRTGYSQPGQIAAARGFAVFYPNYRGSTGRGVAFSKLGQGDPAGKEFDDLVDAVDHLVAMGLVDRSKVGITGGSYGGYASAWGASYYSERFAAAVMFVGISSNLSRVGTTDIPNEEYLVHAMQRPWDDWTKMLETSPIYHAGTSKTPTLILHGTDDPRVHPSQSLDFYRHLKLRGQAPVRLVWYPGEGHGNRRAASRLDYNLRLLQWMEHYLKGPGGEPPAYDIDYAEPTTPPPTTTSVSR from the coding sequence GTGAACAGAATCGAGCGACGTCCGATCGTCCTGACCTTCGTCGCCGTGCTCGTGGCGGCGACGCTGGCCGCGGCCGAGACGTTCACGCCGCACAACGTCGCACGCCTGAAGACGGTCGCCGCCGTGGCGGTGGCGCCCGACGGCCAGAGCGTCGCGTACGTGCTGTCGGTGCCGCGTACGCCCCTCGTCGAGGAGGACGGAGGGCCACGCGCGGAATTGCACCTCGCCCGGCGCGATGCGCCGGCGCGCCTGCTCGTCGGCGGCGACCCGGGCGTGGCGGCGGTCGCGTGGACGCCGGACGGACGCAGCCTGTCCTTCCTGGCGAGGCGGCCGGGCGACGCCGCCCGGTCGCTGTACCTTCTGCCGATCGACGGCGGCGAGGCGCGCCGCGTGCTGACGGCCGAGCACGACATCACCGCGTACGCGTGGAGCCCCGACGGCACCCGCGTGGCGTATCTCTCACGCGATCCTCTCCCCAAGGCGAGGAAGGACGTCGAGGGGAAGGGCTTCACCCAGCGGGTGTACGAGGAGTCGGTGCCCTTCGTGCGCGTGTGGGTGGCCGGTGTCGGCGAGGGCGCGGCGCCGGCGAAGATGCTCGACCTGCCGGGCTCGGCCTCGCAGCTGTCGTGGAGCCCGGTTGGCACGCGCCTGGCCGTGGCGCTCGCGCCGACGCCGCTCGTCGACGACGACCTCATGATGCGCCGCGTGCACGTGGTCGACGCCGACTCGGGAGCCGTCGTGGCGAAACTCGCGAACCCCGGCAAGCTCGGCCCGTTGGCGTGGAGCCCGGACGGCACGCACGTGGCCCTGGTGTCGGGCGAGGACATCAACGACCCGGCCGCCGGACGGCTGCTCGTGGCGCCCGCGGCGGGCGGCGAGCTCGTCGACGTGCTGCCCGGCTACCTGGGACACGTGAGCGCCATCGCCTGGAAGGACGCGAACACCGTGGTCTTCGTCGGCGACGAGGGCGTCGAGACCACCTTGAACGAGGTCGGACGCGACGGCCGCAACCGCCGGGTCGTCGTGCCCGGCGGCGGCCAGGTCCTCGCGTCGATCGACCTCTCGGCCGACGGCAGGACGGCCGCGTTCGTGGCCGACTCGCCGGCGCACCCGGCCGAGGCCTTCCTGATGGGCGCGACCGACAAGGCGCCGGTGCGTCTCACCGACAGCAACCCCTGGCTGAAGGACCTGCGGCTTGCGAAACAGGAGGTGGTGAAGTTCAAGGCGCGTGACGGCCTCGAGCTCGAGGGGCTGCTCGTCAGGCCGCTCGACGAGCGCCCGGGGACGCGCTATCCGCTGATCCTGACCGTGCACGGCGGGCCGGAGGCGCACGACCGGAACGGGTTCCGGACCGGGTACTCGCAGCCGGGCCAGATCGCGGCGGCGCGAGGCTTCGCGGTGTTCTACCCGAACTACCGGGGCAGCACCGGGCGCGGCGTGGCGTTCTCGAAGCTCGGGCAGGGCGATCCGGCGGGCAAGGAGTTCGACGACCTCGTCGACGCCGTCGATCACCTCGTCGCGATGGGTCTCGTCGATCGGTCGAAGGTCGGCATCACGGGCGGGTCGTACGGCGGGTATGCCTCGGCCTGGGGGGCGTCGTACTACAGCGAGCGCTTTGCCGCCGCGGTGATGTTCGTCGGCATCAGCAGCAACCTGTCGCGCGTGGGCACCACGGACATCCCCAACGAGGAGTACCTGGTGCACGCGATGCAGCGTCCGTGGGACGACTGGACGAAGATGCTCGAGACGAGCCCGATCTACCACGCCGGCACGTCGAAGACGCCGACGCTCATCCTGCACGGCACCGACGACCCGCGCGTGCACCCGTCGCAGTCGCTCGACTTCTACCGCCACCTGAAGCTGCGCGGCCAGGCCCCGGTGCGCCTCGTCTGGTATCCCGGAGAGGGCCACGGCAACCGGCGGGCCGCCTCACGGCTCGACTACAACCTGCGCCTGCTCCAGTGGATGGAACACTACCTGAAGGGACCGGGCGGCGAACCTCCCGCCTACGACATCGACTACGCGGAGCCGACCACCCCACCGCCGACGACGACGAGCGTGTCGCGGTAG
- a CDS encoding protein-L-isoaspartate(D-aspartate) O-methyltransferase yields MPVRSWLSVLSGVLWTTACLAAGDQSAARDRGSPARAPDPWADAREAMVARQIEARGVRSPAVLAAMRKVARHLFVPADLVRDAYDDTPLPIGFGQTISQPYIVAYMSEALDVGREHKVLEIGTGSGYQAAVLGELAGRVYTIEIVAELGERASSTLRELGYENVEVRVGDGYLGWPEQAPFDRIMVTAAPDHVPQPLIDQLKVGGKLIVPVGRGVQDMTIVTKHADRVVTETTIPVRFVPLTRKP; encoded by the coding sequence ATGCCCGTGCGGTCCTGGCTTTCGGTCCTCTCCGGCGTGTTGTGGACGACCGCGTGTCTCGCGGCCGGCGACCAGAGCGCGGCCAGGGACCGCGGATCGCCGGCGCGGGCGCCCGACCCGTGGGCGGATGCGCGCGAGGCCATGGTCGCCCGGCAGATCGAGGCGCGCGGCGTGCGGTCGCCGGCCGTGCTGGCGGCGATGCGCAAGGTCGCTCGCCACCTCTTCGTGCCCGCCGATCTCGTGCGCGATGCCTACGACGACACGCCACTGCCGATCGGCTTCGGCCAGACGATCTCCCAGCCCTACATCGTCGCCTACATGAGCGAGGCGCTCGACGTCGGTCGCGAGCACAAGGTGCTCGAGATCGGGACGGGGTCGGGTTACCAGGCGGCGGTGCTCGGCGAGCTGGCCGGGCGCGTCTACACGATCGAGATCGTCGCCGAGCTCGGTGAACGCGCGTCGAGCACGCTGCGTGAGCTCGGCTACGAGAACGTCGAGGTCCGGGTGGGCGACGGGTATCTCGGGTGGCCCGAGCAGGCACCTTTCGATCGCATCATGGTGACCGCCGCGCCCGATCACGTGCCGCAGCCGCTCATCGACCAGCTGAAGGTCGGTGGCAAGCTCATCGTGCCCGTCGGCCGTGGCGTGCAGGACATGACCATCGTGACGAAGCACGCCGACCGCGTCGTCACCGAGACGACGATTCCCGTACGGTTCGTGCCGCTCACCCGGAAGCCGTGA
- a CDS encoding AbgT family transporter — translation MAKTTPARPPKPPLLYRVLDGIEYVGNKLPHPATLFALFALLVIVLSWVCSALGVSAVHPSTGREILPVNLMNGDGLRRIMTSLVTNFTGFVPLGTVLVAMLGVGVAEGTGLLGAGIRALVLSAPKRLVTIVVVFSGVLSNAASEAGYVILIPLAAIIFHAFGRHPLAGLAAAFAGVSGGYSANLVLGTVDPLLAGLTTEAARILDPGYSVNPAANYYFMAASTFLVTAVGAFVTDRIVEPRLGTYEGDDVTMDHLGPKEKRGLAAAGVTVFALTVLLLLATVPEWGVLRNPQTGSLLDSPFLSGIVAIIFVGFFLPGLAYGFAAGTIKNDADVMNAMGKTMSGLGLYIVLVFFAAQFVAFFGWTNLGLIVAIDGATFLKGIGLTGIPLIIGFVFVSAILNLFMGSASAKWAILAPVFVPMLMLLGYTPELTQTAYRIGDSTTNLVTPMMSYFALIIAFAQKYKGDAGIGTIIATMIPYTVAFLVVWTAFLVAWILLGIPVGPGAGLFLESAFGAGGATP, via the coding sequence ATGGCCAAGACGACACCTGCCCGTCCCCCGAAGCCCCCGCTGCTCTACCGCGTGCTCGACGGCATCGAGTACGTCGGCAACAAGCTGCCGCACCCGGCCACGCTCTTCGCGCTCTTCGCGTTGCTGGTCATCGTGCTCTCGTGGGTCTGCAGCGCGCTCGGCGTGAGCGCGGTGCACCCGAGCACCGGTCGCGAGATCCTGCCGGTGAACCTCATGAACGGCGACGGGCTGCGACGCATCATGACGAGCCTCGTGACGAACTTCACGGGGTTCGTGCCGCTCGGCACGGTGCTCGTGGCCATGCTGGGCGTGGGGGTCGCCGAAGGCACCGGCCTGCTGGGCGCCGGCATCCGCGCGCTCGTGCTGTCGGCCCCGAAGCGCCTCGTCACGATCGTCGTCGTCTTCAGCGGCGTGCTGTCGAACGCCGCGTCGGAGGCCGGGTACGTCATCCTGATCCCGCTTGCCGCGATCATCTTCCACGCGTTCGGCCGGCACCCGCTGGCGGGGTTGGCCGCGGCGTTCGCGGGCGTCTCGGGCGGCTACAGCGCGAACCTCGTGCTCGGCACCGTCGACCCGCTGCTCGCGGGGCTCACCACCGAGGCGGCGCGCATTCTCGACCCCGGCTACTCGGTCAACCCGGCGGCCAACTACTACTTCATGGCGGCGTCGACGTTCCTCGTGACGGCCGTCGGCGCCTTCGTCACCGACCGCATCGTCGAGCCCCGCCTCGGCACCTACGAAGGCGACGACGTGACCATGGATCACCTCGGGCCGAAGGAGAAGCGCGGCCTCGCAGCCGCCGGCGTCACGGTGTTCGCGCTGACCGTGCTGCTGCTGCTCGCGACCGTGCCCGAGTGGGGCGTGCTGCGCAATCCCCAGACCGGCAGCCTGCTCGACTCGCCGTTCCTGTCGGGCATCGTGGCGATCATCTTCGTCGGCTTCTTCCTGCCGGGCCTCGCCTACGGGTTCGCGGCTGGCACGATCAAGAACGACGCCGACGTGATGAACGCCATGGGGAAGACGATGAGCGGCCTTGGCCTCTACATCGTGCTGGTCTTCTTCGCGGCGCAGTTCGTCGCCTTCTTCGGCTGGACGAACCTCGGGCTGATCGTCGCCATAGACGGCGCCACCTTCCTCAAGGGCATCGGGCTCACCGGCATCCCCCTCATCATCGGGTTCGTGTTCGTGTCGGCGATCCTCAACCTGTTCATGGGCAGCGCGTCGGCGAAGTGGGCGATTCTCGCGCCGGTCTTCGTGCCGATGCTGATGCTGCTCGGCTACACGCCGGAACTGACGCAGACGGCCTACCGCATCGGCGACTCGACGACGAACCTCGTGACGCCGATGATGTCGTACTTCGCCCTTATCATCGCCTTCGCGCAGAAGTACAAGGGCGACGCGGGCATCGGGACGATCATCGCGACGATGATCCCTTACACCGTGGCGTTCCTCGTCGTGTGGACGGCTTTTCTCGTCGCGTGGATCCTGCTCGGCATCCCGGTGGGGCCGGGTGCGGGGCTCTTCCTCGAGTCGGCGTTCGGGGCGGGGGGCGCGACGCCGTAG